One window of Burkholderia vietnamiensis LMG 10929 genomic DNA carries:
- a CDS encoding Rap1a/Tai family immunity protein — protein sequence MLRAMFCAAAFAVPLSAAAFTGADLDRLCAKTDVKSRASCAAYIEGAADGVYNTIDAIGGTTGPRVGQYFCLPPDIRAQQMTDAVRKYIAENPKLADYNASTAVSLGLGKAFPCRGGN from the coding sequence ATGTTGCGGGCTATGTTTTGTGCCGCGGCGTTCGCCGTGCCGTTGTCGGCGGCGGCTTTCACGGGCGCGGATCTCGACCGGCTGTGCGCGAAGACCGACGTCAAGTCGCGGGCGTCGTGCGCGGCCTATATCGAAGGCGCGGCCGATGGCGTCTACAACACGATCGACGCGATCGGCGGCACGACGGGGCCGCGCGTCGGCCAGTATTTCTGCCTGCCGCCCGACATCCGGGCGCAGCAAATGACCGACGCGGTGCGCAAGTACATCGCCGAGAACCCGAAGTTGGCCGACTACAACGCGAGCACCGCGGTGTCGCTCGGACTCGGCAAGGCGTTCCCGTGCAGGGGCGGCAACTGA